From a region of the Thermus caldilimi genome:
- the rraA gene encoding ribonuclease E activity regulator RraA — MDWRTTDLSDAHPEAVTLPMVFRSFGGKTRFQGRVRTLKVFQDNALVRRVLEEEGRGQVLVVDGGGSLKTALLGGNLARLAWERGWAGVVIHGAVRDTEELREVPIGILALAATPRKSAKEGLGEVDVPLSLPWARVLPGNLLLADEDGILLLPSPQSGVQSAV, encoded by the coding sequence ATGGACTGGCGAACCACCGACCTATCGGACGCCCATCCCGAGGCGGTAACCCTGCCCATGGTCTTCAGGAGCTTCGGCGGCAAGACCCGCTTCCAAGGGCGGGTGCGCACCCTGAAGGTCTTCCAGGACAACGCCCTGGTGCGAAGGGTGCTGGAGGAGGAAGGCCGAGGCCAGGTGCTGGTGGTGGACGGGGGAGGCTCCCTGAAGACCGCCCTTTTGGGGGGCAACCTGGCCCGGCTGGCCTGGGAGCGGGGCTGGGCCGGGGTGGTGATCCACGGGGCCGTGCGGGATACCGAGGAGCTCAGGGAAGTGCCCATCGGCATCCTGGCCCTGGCGGCCACTCCCAGGAAAAGCGCCAAGGAGGGCCTGGGAGAGGTGGACGTACCCCTTAGCCTCCCCTGGGCCAGGGTTCTTCCGGGAAACCTTCTTCTGGCTGACGAGGACGGGATTCTTCTCCTGCCCTCGCCCCAGAGCGGCGTCCAAAGCGCCGTATGA